One window of the Rhodohalobacter sp. SW132 genome contains the following:
- a CDS encoding CRTAC1 family protein has protein sequence MEKSTIIRIGVIAFFLALFAVPTVLKQLDNVDLDQMFDDRQEVIDRYGFFLEEASEELGVQFVHQRPELDKKIEHINPQIASVGASVSVVDFNNNGLPDLYFTNSEYGTKNALYMNLGDGTFRDVAEDLGIADINTDGTGVSMGAIWGDINNNGYEDLFVYKWGRPELYLNNEGTGFTRVTESAGLPDWVNANSAVWLDYNNNGLLDLFVAGYYHEDVDFWNLTTTRIMPDSYEYATNGGRNFLFENQGDGTFVDKTEELGLNTRRWTLAVAAADLNDSGYPDLVIANDYGVDELFINDGGNGFINAGESAGMGFVPKSGMSVAFGDIMNQGQLAIYVTNISEAGVLMQGNNLWVPTRRSTPEQLRFRNLAGNMGVDIGEWGYGGQFIDLNNNGNLDLYVANGFVSDEPGTDYWYDYAKVVGGNRNVIIDANNWPAMNGRTFSGYQTNKIWMNDGAGRFREVSAAVGGTLDLDSRAIAYADLDQNGSLDLIVANQNGPVKIYRNHQSGSNNWLGLKLEGTKSNRSAIGAVAILHWDGKQKKMVVSGGDAFSSQSQRSLHFGLGGHDEVDRIEIRWPSGETQEIHSPEINLVHTITEPVDA, from the coding sequence ATGGAAAAATCAACGATTATACGAATAGGTGTGATCGCCTTTTTTTTGGCGCTTTTTGCCGTTCCTACCGTTCTGAAACAGCTCGACAACGTTGACCTGGATCAGATGTTTGATGATCGCCAGGAAGTGATCGACCGGTACGGTTTTTTCCTCGAGGAAGCTTCTGAAGAGTTGGGAGTTCAGTTTGTGCATCAGCGGCCGGAACTCGATAAAAAAATTGAGCATATCAACCCGCAGATCGCTTCAGTGGGAGCATCGGTTTCGGTTGTAGATTTTAATAACAACGGACTGCCGGATCTCTATTTCACAAACAGCGAATACGGAACAAAAAACGCCCTCTACATGAATCTGGGTGACGGAACGTTCCGCGATGTTGCAGAAGATCTTGGTATTGCCGATATCAACACAGATGGTACAGGTGTTTCGATGGGGGCGATATGGGGGGATATCAACAACAATGGATATGAAGATCTTTTCGTGTATAAGTGGGGGCGTCCGGAGCTTTACCTGAATAATGAGGGCACGGGGTTCACCCGGGTGACTGAAAGCGCCGGTCTGCCCGATTGGGTAAATGCAAACAGTGCGGTCTGGCTTGATTACAACAACAACGGGCTGCTCGACCTTTTTGTCGCCGGGTATTACCATGAAGATGTTGATTTCTGGAATCTGACCACCACTCGGATTATGCCTGACAGCTATGAATATGCTACAAATGGCGGGCGGAATTTTCTTTTTGAGAATCAGGGGGATGGAACCTTTGTAGATAAAACCGAAGAGCTTGGACTCAATACACGTCGGTGGACGCTGGCCGTGGCTGCTGCTGACCTCAATGATTCGGGTTATCCCGACCTGGTGATTGCAAATGACTACGGTGTGGATGAACTTTTTATCAACGATGGTGGAAACGGTTTCATAAATGCGGGAGAAAGTGCCGGCATGGGATTTGTCCCTAAAAGCGGAATGAGCGTGGCCTTTGGCGATATTATGAACCAGGGACAGCTCGCTATTTATGTCACCAACATTTCAGAGGCTGGAGTATTGATGCAGGGTAACAATCTTTGGGTTCCAACCCGCCGCTCAACGCCTGAGCAGCTTCGGTTCAGAAATCTGGCCGGGAATATGGGTGTGGATATTGGTGAATGGGGATATGGCGGTCAGTTTATCGACCTGAACAATAACGGCAACCTTGATCTTTATGTAGCGAACGGTTTTGTTTCGGATGAACCGGGCACAGACTACTGGTATGATTACGCAAAAGTAGTGGGCGGAAACAGAAACGTGATTATTGACGCGAACAACTGGCCGGCTATGAACGGGCGGACGTTTTCGGGATATCAGACGAACAAAATTTGGATGAACGATGGTGCGGGTCGATTTCGCGAAGTATCTGCAGCTGTGGGCGGTACCCTCGATCTGGACAGCCGTGCGATCGCCTACGCCGACCTTGATCAAAACGGGAGCCTCGATCTGATCGTGGCCAATCAGAACGGCCCGGTGAAAATTTACAGAAACCATCAGTCCGGCAGCAACAACTGGCTCGGGCTGAAACTTGAAGGCACAAAAAGCAACCGAAGTGCGATTGGTGCGGTAGCTATCCTGCACTGGGATGGCAAACAGAAAAAGATGGTTGTATCCGGCGGGGATGCATTCAGTTCACAAAGCCAGCGATCACTCCATTTTGGGCTTGGCGGGCATGATGAAGTAGACCGTATTGAAATTCGGTGGCCATCCGGCGAAACCCAGGAGATTCACTCTCCGGAAATCAATCTTGTACATACGATTACCGAACCGGTTGATGCATGA
- a CDS encoding aldose epimerase family protein, with protein METNMELFGQLEDGRDVHQFTLKSDAGIEVKIINYGGIITSLYAPDKDGEPGNVVLGFDNLDDYLGDHPYFGALIGRFGNRIAEGRFELDGEEYQLATNDGENHLHGGEQGFDKVLWDAELVDDQTLQLTYLSEDGEEGYPGNLEVTVTYTLTDNELEIDYRAETDKATPVNLTAHSYFNLTGDPSNTILDHQLKLNAEKFTPVNEQLIPTGEIAEVSGTPFDFTDSHTIGQRIGNVEGGYDHNFVLDNENGELILAAEVTESESGRVLSVYTTEPAIQFYSGNFLDGELQSPDGVSYEQYSGFCLEPQHFPNSPNEPSFPSTILRPGEIYETKTVYSFSTQ; from the coding sequence ATGGAAACGAACATGGAATTATTTGGTCAGCTTGAAGATGGCCGGGACGTGCATCAGTTTACACTGAAAAGTGATGCCGGTATTGAGGTTAAAATTATTAATTATGGTGGGATTATCACATCTCTTTACGCACCCGACAAAGATGGTGAACCGGGAAATGTAGTTCTTGGGTTTGATAATCTTGATGATTACCTGGGAGATCACCCTTATTTTGGTGCACTGATCGGCCGGTTTGGCAACCGGATTGCAGAAGGCCGGTTTGAACTGGACGGCGAAGAATACCAGCTTGCCACCAACGATGGAGAGAATCATCTACACGGCGGGGAACAGGGTTTTGATAAAGTTCTCTGGGATGCCGAATTGGTGGATGACCAAACCCTGCAGTTAACCTATCTGAGTGAGGATGGGGAAGAGGGATATCCCGGGAATCTCGAGGTTACCGTTACATATACTCTCACCGATAACGAGCTTGAAATTGATTATCGTGCAGAAACCGATAAGGCCACTCCGGTAAATCTGACGGCACACAGTTATTTTAACCTGACCGGGGATCCATCAAACACCATACTCGATCACCAGTTGAAACTCAATGCTGAAAAATTTACCCCGGTAAATGAACAGCTTATCCCAACCGGCGAAATAGCTGAAGTTTCAGGAACGCCGTTTGATTTTACCGATTCTCACACTATCGGCCAGCGTATTGGGAACGTTGAAGGCGGGTACGATCACAATTTTGTTTTGGATAATGAAAATGGTGAATTAATTCTGGCAGCTGAAGTAACGGAGTCTGAGTCGGGCCGGGTACTCTCTGTATACACAACCGAACCTGCAATTCAGTTTTACTCCGGAAATTTTCTGGATGGTGAACTCCAAAGTCCGGATGGAGTGTCCTATGAGCAATACAGCGGGTTTTGTTTGGAACCTCAGCATTTCCCTAATTCACCCAATGAACCTTCTTTTCCATCGACCATATTGCGGCCGGGAGAGATTTATGAGACGAAAACGGTATACTCATTTTCGACTCAATAA
- a CDS encoding sodium-dependent transporter: MTKKKERFATKWGLILSVLGIAVGTGNIWRFPRIAAQQGGDDGAGAFLIAWLAFLFIWSIPLIIAEYGIGRNGRKGVIGSFIKVAGEKFAWMGSFIGFVATAIMFYYSVVAGWCLYYLLESLFSALPESLEQADAVWTGFQGSMLPSAFHAIVMFFGALVIIKGIKSIERINKVLIPSLLVVLIIALVRALTLPGSGAGLSYLFTPDWSTLSQPRLWLEALTQNAWDTGAAWGLILTYGAYMRNRDDITITALQTGIGNNIVSLVAAMIIFSTVFGTLGSQMTDGEILNVMQTSGPAGTGLTFMWMPQLFNEMAGGQILAILFFLALTFAAFSSLISMIELATRVFVDMGISRKKAAIAVCTTGFLFGLPSAINLEFFANQDFVWGVGLMVSGGFISFAVISFGADKFRETLVNTEETHFQLGPWWTAIIKYVIPVEVITLLGWWIYLSAAVYAPDTWYNPLSTFSVATVFVQWGIMMALFKYYNRQIAARTQSTEGTGKTNPTS; encoded by the coding sequence GTGACTAAAAAGAAAGAACGATTTGCCACAAAATGGGGACTTATACTCAGTGTATTAGGAATTGCGGTTGGCACAGGTAACATATGGAGGTTTCCCCGGATAGCGGCTCAGCAGGGTGGTGACGACGGAGCCGGAGCTTTTCTGATTGCGTGGCTTGCTTTTCTGTTTATATGGTCGATTCCGCTCATCATTGCGGAGTACGGGATCGGGCGGAATGGCCGGAAAGGGGTTATCGGATCTTTCATAAAAGTTGCTGGTGAAAAGTTTGCGTGGATGGGCTCATTCATCGGTTTTGTTGCTACGGCCATTATGTTTTACTACAGTGTGGTAGCCGGGTGGTGCCTGTACTATCTTCTTGAATCTCTCTTCTCTGCTCTTCCGGAAAGTCTGGAACAGGCGGATGCAGTATGGACCGGATTTCAGGGCTCTATGCTGCCCTCCGCATTTCACGCCATTGTTATGTTCTTCGGGGCATTGGTCATCATAAAAGGGATTAAAAGCATTGAAAGGATCAATAAAGTGCTGATTCCTTCTTTGCTTGTTGTGCTGATTATCGCACTCGTGCGTGCGCTTACTTTGCCGGGCAGCGGCGCAGGCCTCTCTTATCTGTTTACTCCGGATTGGTCAACTCTCTCCCAACCACGACTCTGGCTTGAAGCGCTGACACAGAATGCATGGGATACCGGTGCCGCCTGGGGGCTAATTCTAACCTACGGAGCTTATATGCGGAATCGTGACGATATCACGATAACAGCTCTGCAGACCGGAATTGGGAATAACATTGTTTCGCTTGTGGCCGCCATGATCATTTTCTCCACTGTATTCGGTACACTTGGCAGCCAGATGACAGATGGAGAAATTCTGAACGTGATGCAAACATCCGGCCCTGCAGGAACAGGTCTTACTTTTATGTGGATGCCGCAGCTTTTCAATGAAATGGCTGGCGGACAGATCCTGGCCATTCTGTTTTTCCTGGCACTTACATTTGCTGCATTCAGTTCACTCATTTCAATGATTGAGCTTGCAACAAGAGTTTTTGTTGATATGGGCATTTCCCGGAAGAAAGCTGCCATTGCAGTTTGCACCACCGGATTCCTTTTCGGACTTCCATCTGCAATCAATCTTGAATTTTTCGCTAACCAGGATTTTGTCTGGGGAGTTGGACTGATGGTTTCCGGCGGGTTCATTTCGTTTGCCGTGATCTCTTTTGGTGCAGACAAATTCAGAGAAACACTGGTAAATACTGAAGAGACACATTTTCAGCTCGGACCGTGGTGGACTGCCATCATTAAATATGTGATCCCTGTTGAGGTAATCACACTCCTGGGATGGTGGATTTACTTAAGCGCTGCAGTTTACGCACCCGACACGTGGTACAATCCGCTGAGTACATTCTCTGTAGCCACAGTTTTTGTACAATGGGGAATTATGATGGCGCTCTTCAAATATTACAACAGACAAATCGCTGCCCGAACCCAATCCACGGAAGGAACCGGTAAAACGAACCCAACAAGTTAA
- a CDS encoding NUDIX domain-containing protein, giving the protein MEVNQYEEYDRIFVALDCIIFGFDRQNLNLLLIKRDFEPEKGKWSLMGGFLNKDESLDDAANRILYELTGLKNIYLEQLHGFGSVDRDPVDRTVSIAYYALINIHDHDEDLSSDYQAKWFPIDEVPDLIFDHEEMVEAAKERLRYKASNQPVGFELLPDKFTLPELQQLYEVIYETEFDKRNFRRRMLSMDVLEKTNEKQKKYSKKGAFLYKFNGEKYDRHVKKDGASAMKFKPPNA; this is encoded by the coding sequence ATGGAAGTGAATCAATATGAAGAGTATGACCGGATTTTTGTAGCACTTGACTGTATCATTTTTGGATTCGACCGGCAAAATTTGAACTTGCTGCTGATCAAAAGAGATTTTGAGCCTGAAAAAGGGAAATGGTCACTCATGGGGGGCTTTCTTAATAAAGATGAAAGTCTTGATGATGCCGCAAACCGAATTTTATATGAGTTAACGGGTTTGAAGAATATTTACCTCGAACAGCTTCACGGTTTCGGTTCGGTTGACCGTGATCCGGTAGATAGAACGGTCTCAATCGCCTATTACGCATTAATCAACATACATGATCACGACGAAGACCTGTCGAGCGATTACCAGGCAAAATGGTTTCCGATTGATGAAGTTCCCGACCTGATTTTCGATCATGAAGAGATGGTTGAAGCTGCAAAAGAGAGGCTTCGCTACAAAGCATCAAATCAGCCGGTTGGATTTGAGTTGCTTCCGGATAAATTTACGCTCCCTGAACTTCAGCAGCTTTATGAAGTGATTTACGAAACCGAGTTCGACAAACGAAACTTCCGCCGCCGGATGCTTTCTATGGATGTGCTCGAAAAAACAAATGAAAAACAGAAAAAATATTCAAAAAAAGGGGCCTTTCTCTACAAGTTTAACGGTGAAAAATATGATCGTCACGTTAAAAAAGATGGTGCATCTGCGATGAAATTCAAACCCCCTAACGCCTGA
- a CDS encoding family 16 glycoside hydrolase translates to MNILTRCTGFFLLMFIVAVGCSSESDEEQELGSEEIRTLPMEKLQLDELTGFQPTGDNWTIAGNVQSDYQAEHSMDVSDGTGVLVNLGDGDEDHIFTDFEHGDIELKLEFLVPRGSNSGLYFQSRYEVQILDSWRVEEPQFSDLGGIYARWDGSRPDGDEHFEGSAPSVNAALAPGLWQEYHILFRAPRFDDAGNKTANARFEWVELNGVRVQENVELSGPTREAAYEDETETAPLMIQGDHGPVAFRNMEYKLYGQTDSLSVGELNYRVYDYEGDRTPVNFDELELLAEGTVDSFNVSQVSPKGDRYAVVLTGELNVPVSGDYLFQTRMNNGGNFYINDELIIENTGELDEQQLGRIIHLDEGTHDLKLTHFQIQWGTYASLVYEGPGMERRSLASTEPYTGGTQEDPLTVQPESDRTEIVGGFTNYGGEKRTHTLSVGHPDGIHYSYDLNRAALLKVWRNPFADVSQMWRGRGHEQLLAPMNAAVEESSGISFMIVGSDDAFDNHRLSSDYGVDEYQLNSSGEPTFISHHGDVRIEDHISPSDDGTEFIRTLRFERDEQNDNGAARIAQGSSVEQLPNGLYRVNGRYYLEILDDGGQSPEVIENGDIQALIIPVLRGQNSSEIRYQLIW, encoded by the coding sequence ATGAATATACTTACCAGGTGTACCGGGTTTTTCCTCCTCATGTTTATTGTAGCTGTCGGCTGTTCATCGGAGTCTGATGAGGAGCAGGAGCTCGGTTCTGAAGAGATCAGAACACTTCCCATGGAAAAACTGCAGCTTGATGAACTGACAGGATTTCAGCCCACCGGAGATAACTGGACAATTGCCGGGAATGTGCAGTCCGATTACCAGGCAGAACACTCGATGGACGTTTCGGATGGAACCGGAGTTCTGGTGAATCTGGGTGATGGGGATGAAGATCACATTTTTACAGATTTTGAACATGGTGATATAGAGCTGAAACTTGAATTCCTGGTACCGCGGGGCTCCAATTCCGGTCTCTATTTTCAGAGTCGTTACGAGGTTCAGATCCTCGATAGCTGGAGAGTGGAAGAACCGCAATTTTCCGATCTTGGCGGAATTTACGCCCGTTGGGATGGTTCGCGTCCCGATGGAGATGAACATTTTGAGGGATCGGCACCATCCGTAAACGCCGCCCTGGCTCCCGGTCTGTGGCAGGAGTACCATATATTGTTCAGAGCACCCCGGTTTGATGACGCCGGGAATAAAACAGCGAATGCCCGTTTTGAATGGGTGGAGCTGAACGGCGTTCGGGTTCAGGAAAATGTTGAGCTTTCAGGTCCAACACGTGAAGCTGCATATGAAGATGAGACAGAAACAGCACCGCTGATGATTCAGGGAGATCATGGCCCGGTGGCGTTTCGAAATATGGAATATAAACTCTACGGACAGACCGATTCTCTTTCGGTAGGCGAGCTGAACTACAGGGTATATGATTACGAGGGCGATCGAACGCCGGTGAACTTTGATGAGCTTGAACTGCTGGCAGAAGGTACAGTCGATTCATTCAATGTATCCCAGGTGAGCCCGAAAGGAGACCGCTATGCAGTGGTGCTCACAGGAGAACTGAACGTACCCGTTTCAGGAGACTACCTTTTTCAGACGCGCATGAATAACGGTGGAAATTTTTATATCAATGATGAATTGATCATTGAAAATACCGGCGAACTGGATGAACAACAGCTGGGCCGAATCATTCATCTTGATGAGGGCACACACGACCTGAAGCTCACTCACTTTCAGATTCAATGGGGGACATACGCTTCTCTGGTTTATGAAGGGCCGGGGATGGAGCGGCGTTCACTGGCTTCAACGGAACCGTATACCGGAGGAACTCAGGAAGATCCGCTCACTGTACAGCCGGAATCAGACCGCACAGAAATTGTCGGCGGATTTACAAATTACGGTGGCGAAAAACGCACACACACTCTCTCCGTTGGACATCCGGATGGAATTCATTACAGTTATGATTTGAATCGTGCGGCTCTGTTAAAAGTCTGGCGCAATCCTTTTGCCGATGTATCACAAATGTGGCGGGGAAGGGGACATGAGCAGCTTTTGGCTCCAATGAATGCGGCCGTCGAAGAATCTTCGGGGATATCTTTTATGATTGTTGGATCTGATGACGCTTTTGACAATCACCGGCTGAGTTCAGATTACGGAGTAGATGAGTATCAGTTAAACAGCTCGGGTGAACCCACATTTATAAGCCATCATGGTGATGTGCGGATTGAAGACCACATTTCACCATCCGATGATGGCACAGAATTTATCCGCACCCTCCGTTTTGAACGAGATGAGCAGAATGATAACGGAGCTGCACGAATTGCGCAGGGGAGTTCAGTGGAACAGCTGCCAAACGGGCTCTACAGGGTAAACGGAAGATATTATTTAGAGATTCTTGATGATGGAGGCCAATCACCCGAAGTCATCGAAAACGGGGATATTCAGGCACTCATCATTCCGGTGTTACGAGGTCAGAATTCATCTGAAATTCGATATCAGCTCATCTGGTAA
- a CDS encoding CRTAC1 family protein: protein MYKIFFATLSLTFLSLFLFIGCSSDPDEVSTESEDYQQAISDFYVSLGASETQEARFAFNKMNDVAQAFPQEPAAWANLGVYAMRQGNFELADDRFTEARNLAPDHPDILFLSGLFESRRGDVDRAVEFLREAHQADPNSVMIQYSLIEALERQDDVANADEILERIESLKNQHPENQAVLFEAARIGAKEQNAELLQSAIESLGEFTYLWDDEAVEQYRVVSEVIEDRDFSELNFELTFLRNAVEPSPAFQQNLREIKLEPNEVGFLMQRFITLPMPDFRAADPDLETTFAAGETAAPDRRATLVKSVTLLEELPPFSIFVADGELHIDDDNRLPFPGDTAEQLPPSALAEIDYNYNFRNDIALAGSSGFRLFEQNSDETFSDITGRLNLPSSVTEGSYRGVWPADVDLDGDLDLVLAPESGSPFALRNNTDGTFTEINLFDDVENVIDFRWADLDSDGAADALFLTRQGELVIYRNERGGVMTRVENLPSGNDFNAVAISDIDANGEFDVLAVRGMESIERVFYNRGTGEWQTDTLVDDIRISQSGNSDFAALFSADIDNNGSLDIIFSTGDETSVWLSDSERNFSKLDLSLPGNLYSIFDIDGNDRLDLLGLESDGSIYELMNSGPQNYSARSIRARASGLEGDQRINSFGIGGEMEIRTGLLYQKQLISSPIVHFGLGIHDEAEMLRIIWPNGSVQAEFAELGMGSTIFNEQILKGSCPWLFTHDGEEHHFITDILWRSPLGLRINAQETAGVIQTLDRVRIPGDQLNPVDGIYDIRITAELWETHFFDYVNLVAVDHPEGSEIFVDERFVFPAPDLSTRAVSSPNPVARVLKQNGDDVTDTVSKLDRNYIKPFRKTSYQGLVEEHYIEIDLGEEPPADRPLYLVASGWLRPTDSSINLALSQGDHEPPAGLRVEVSDGNGGWTELHENYGVPAGKTKTILLELDNVFEDAGDRRVRLHTTSEIYWDALMWAEKLPVDQITETELQATKMDLRYRGFSEWNRANEVSPKMPTYGEISSTNQRWRDLVGYHTRFGDVTELLSDIDDRYVIMNAGDEIVLEYEAIDEPAPGYTRSYIFVSDGWVKDGDYNTEASKTVTPLPYHGQTDYDYRSGSTLLDDPVYQKHRSDWVNYHTRFVTPESFRSALLFE, encoded by the coding sequence ATGTATAAGATTTTTTTTGCTACACTATCGTTGACCTTCCTTTCTCTATTTTTATTCATTGGCTGCAGCAGTGATCCTGATGAAGTATCAACAGAATCTGAAGATTACCAGCAGGCGATCTCTGATTTTTATGTGAGCCTTGGGGCGAGTGAGACCCAGGAGGCTCGTTTTGCATTCAACAAAATGAATGATGTGGCACAGGCTTTTCCACAGGAACCGGCAGCATGGGCTAATCTGGGAGTTTACGCCATGCGCCAGGGAAATTTTGAACTTGCCGACGACCGTTTTACTGAAGCCAGGAACCTTGCACCGGATCATCCGGATATCTTATTCCTTTCCGGTTTATTTGAAAGCCGAAGGGGGGATGTTGACCGGGCTGTAGAGTTTTTGCGGGAAGCCCATCAAGCCGATCCAAACAGCGTTATGATCCAGTATTCGCTGATAGAAGCGCTGGAACGTCAGGATGATGTGGCAAATGCTGATGAAATTCTTGAACGGATTGAATCACTTAAAAATCAGCATCCCGAAAACCAGGCGGTGCTTTTTGAAGCGGCCCGGATTGGAGCGAAAGAACAGAATGCAGAATTGCTGCAGTCCGCAATCGAGTCACTTGGAGAGTTCACCTACCTTTGGGATGATGAAGCGGTTGAGCAGTATCGTGTAGTCAGCGAAGTGATTGAAGACCGCGATTTTTCCGAACTTAATTTTGAGCTTACATTTCTCAGAAATGCCGTTGAACCTTCCCCGGCATTTCAGCAAAATCTCAGGGAAATAAAGCTGGAACCGAATGAGGTTGGTTTCCTGATGCAGAGATTTATCACGCTCCCGATGCCCGATTTTCGAGCGGCTGATCCCGATCTCGAAACCACTTTTGCAGCCGGCGAAACCGCTGCCCCGGATCGCCGGGCTACCCTGGTTAAATCCGTGACGCTCCTTGAGGAGCTTCCGCCTTTTTCCATTTTTGTAGCCGACGGTGAACTTCACATCGATGATGATAACCGGCTTCCGTTTCCCGGTGATACGGCTGAACAGCTTCCGCCATCTGCACTTGCAGAAATCGATTACAACTATAACTTTCGCAACGATATCGCACTGGCCGGCAGCAGCGGATTCCGCTTATTTGAACAGAACAGCGACGAAACATTCAGCGATATTACCGGTCGGCTTAATCTCCCCTCATCGGTAACAGAAGGTTCTTACCGGGGTGTCTGGCCTGCCGATGTTGACCTGGATGGTGATCTCGACCTGGTTTTGGCACCGGAATCCGGATCACCGTTTGCGCTCAGAAACAATACGGATGGCACCTTTACAGAGATCAATCTCTTTGATGACGTAGAAAATGTGATCGATTTCCGCTGGGCAGATCTCGACAGCGATGGCGCTGCTGACGCACTTTTTCTCACCCGGCAAGGCGAACTGGTCATCTACAGAAATGAACGGGGCGGAGTGATGACCCGCGTAGAGAATCTGCCGTCCGGAAATGATTTTAACGCTGTTGCGATCAGTGATATCGATGCGAATGGCGAGTTTGATGTGCTGGCCGTGCGCGGAATGGAATCCATCGAACGGGTATTTTATAACCGGGGTACGGGTGAATGGCAAACCGATACACTGGTTGATGATATCCGGATATCGCAATCCGGGAACTCTGACTTCGCTGCACTTTTCTCAGCAGATATCGATAATAACGGGAGCCTTGATATTATTTTTTCCACCGGTGATGAGACATCGGTCTGGCTGAGTGACAGCGAACGAAATTTTTCAAAGCTTGATCTCTCGCTCCCCGGCAATCTATACTCGATTTTTGATATCGATGGAAATGACCGCCTCGATCTGCTCGGTCTCGAATCGGACGGGTCGATATACGAGTTGATGAACAGCGGACCGCAGAACTATTCAGCCCGATCCATTCGTGCGCGTGCATCCGGCCTCGAGGGAGATCAGCGGATCAATTCATTTGGGATTGGGGGAGAGATGGAAATCCGGACCGGTCTTCTTTATCAGAAACAGCTTATCAGTTCGCCGATTGTACATTTTGGTCTGGGGATACACGATGAAGCAGAAATGCTGCGGATCATCTGGCCAAACGGATCGGTTCAGGCTGAATTTGCAGAACTTGGTATGGGTTCTACCATCTTCAACGAACAGATTTTGAAAGGATCATGCCCGTGGCTTTTCACTCATGATGGCGAGGAGCACCACTTTATTACCGATATTTTATGGCGTTCACCGCTCGGTCTGCGGATTAATGCGCAGGAAACGGCAGGAGTTATTCAAACACTCGACCGTGTACGAATTCCGGGGGATCAGCTCAATCCGGTGGATGGAATCTATGATATTCGCATCACGGCAGAGCTTTGGGAGACCCATTTCTTTGATTATGTGAACCTGGTGGCGGTGGATCACCCCGAAGGTTCTGAAATCTTTGTGGATGAACGATTTGTATTTCCCGCACCGGACCTGTCCACCCGGGCCGTATCAAGCCCGAATCCGGTGGCCCGTGTGTTGAAACAGAATGGTGATGATGTCACCGATACGGTAAGTAAACTGGACCGGAACTACATCAAACCGTTCAGAAAAACGAGCTACCAGGGATTGGTTGAAGAGCACTACATTGAGATCGACCTGGGAGAAGAGCCTCCCGCTGACCGCCCGCTCTACCTGGTTGCCTCGGGCTGGCTGAGACCAACCGACAGCTCGATCAATTTAGCGCTCAGCCAGGGGGATCATGAGCCTCCGGCCGGGCTGAGAGTTGAAGTATCCGACGGAAACGGCGGCTGGACTGAACTGCATGAAAATTACGGAGTGCCCGCCGGTAAAACGAAAACCATTCTGCTGGAACTCGACAACGTATTTGAAGATGCCGGTGACCGAAGGGTTCGGCTTCATACCACATCAGAAATCTACTGGGACGCTTTGATGTGGGCTGAAAAGCTGCCGGTTGACCAAATTACCGAAACGGAACTGCAGGCAACAAAAATGGATCTCCGTTACCGCGGATTTTCAGAGTGGAACCGTGCGAATGAGGTTTCTCCCAAAATGCCGACTTACGGTGAAATTTCAAGCACAAATCAACGTTGGAGAGATCTGGTAGGTTATCATACACGGTTTGGTGACGTAACCGAACTTTTATCCGATATTGATGATCGTTATGTTATTATGAACGCCGGGGATGAAATTGTGCTGGAATACGAAGCCATCGACGAACCGGCTCCCGGCTACACCCGAAGTTATATTTTTGTATCGGATGGCTGGGTGAAAGATGGAGATTACAATACCGAGGCATCCAAAACGGTAACACCGCTGCCTTACCACGGGCAGACCGATTATGATTACCGGTCTGGGTCCACGCTTCTTGATGACCCGGTCTACCAGAAACACCGAAGCGACTGGGTGAATTATCACACCCGTTTTGTCACTCCAGAATCATTCAGATCCGCTTTATTATTCGAATAA